Sequence from the Deltaproteobacteria bacterium genome:
TCGACGAGTCGAATCTCGTCAGCATCGCGATCGCGCAGAACGCGGAGGTGCCGACGGTCCCGGAAAAGTCGAAGCAGGCGATCATGCTCGCGCTCGGCGCGATCGTGAGCCTCGTCGCCGCGCTCGGTCTCGCGTTCCTCCGCGACCGCCTCGACCCGGCCGTGAAGAGCGCCGCGGAAGCCAAGAACGTCACCGGACTGCCCATCCTGGCGGAGATCCGCTAGCCGACGACCACCATGTACGCCGCGCACTTCGGACTGACCGCTGAGCCCTTCTCGCTGACGCCCGACCCGGCGTTCTTCTACCTGAGCCCCGATCATGCCGAGGCGCTCGCGGGGTTGAAGATCGGGCTCGAGAGCCGGCGCGGGCTCATGCTGATGATCGCCGAGGTCGGCATGGGCAAGACCACGCTGCTCTACTCGATGCTCGACCAGCTCGATCCGCAGGTGCACACGGCGTACCTCTCGAACACCCGCCTCTCGTTCGACGACCTGCTGCGCCAAGCGCTCACGGACTTCGGCCAGCCGTGCGCGAGCCGCGACCGCGTCGATCTCTTGAACGCGCTGAACGCGTTCCTCCACGAGCGGGCGTCCGTCGGCGAGACCGCCGCGCTCATCATCGACGAGGCCCAGAACCTGGACGAGGCGACGTTCGAGGACCTGCGCCTCCTCTCCAACTACGAGACGTACACCGACAAGCTCCTGCAGATCGTGCTCGTCGGCCAGCCGGAGCTCGACACGAAGCTCGCGCGCCCGAGTCTCCGTCAGGTCACCGAGCGCGTCGCCGTCCGCTGCCACATCAATCCCCTGACGACGGCGGAGAGCCTGCGGTATCTCGAGCACCGCCTGCGGGTCGCGGGCGGATCGACCGACGTCTTCACGCCGATGGCGCTCCGCCTGCTCGTGTGGAAGGCGCGCGGGATCCCGCGCCGGCTGAACATCCTCTGTCACAGCGCGATGCTCTTCGCGTACGGGCGCGCTGCCCGTCGCGTCTCGTTCCGCGAGGCGCGCGCGGCGATCCGCGAGAAGCAGGGGCAGGGCCTGGTCACGATCAACCCCCGGCGGCGCTTCGTCTCGGCGCCGGGCGCGCCGTCCGAAGCGCAGCCCTGGCGCATCGCGGCCGCGGCGGCGGCCGGGATCGCGTTCGTGCTCGGCTACGGGGGCGGCTACATCGGCGGGCACTCGGACACCCTCGCGCCGCTGGCGGCGCCGACCCGCATCATCCAGATGAACGAGGCCGCGGCCGCTCCGTCGAGCGGCGACGTCGCGCCCGTCGCCCCCGCCGTGGCGGCGCCGGCGGTGGAAACGGTCGAAGCTCCGACGCCGCACCCGGCGCCCTCGCCGGAGCGCGCGGCGGAGCAGATCGCCGCGACCGCCGCCGAGCCCGCTCCCGAGCCGCCGACGTTCCGCGAGATCGTCGTGCCGCGCGGCACCTCGCTGTCGGCGCTCGCGCAGCAGTACTACGGCGACGGAGGCCCGAAGCTCATGCAGCGGATCCGGGACCTGAACCCCCAGATCGTCGACGTCGACCACATCTACGCGGGCGACCGGCTGCGCCTGCCCGCGGTCGACGAGACGGACGGCTCCCGATGAGCAACTACATCAACGTCCTGCGCCGCCTCGAACGCGAGCGCCGCGCCCCCGACGCGATCCCGACGCCGGCCGCGCCCGGCGAGCTCGCCGCACGTGAGGTCGTCGCCCCGACGGCGCCGCCGCCGCGCATCGAGCCGCGCATCGCGCCGCCGCGACCGGCCGCCGCGCCGGCGCCGGTCGCGCCCGTCGCGCCGCCGGTCGAGCGCACCGTGATCCCCCTGCCAAGCGTCCCCTCGACGCCCGCGGCGCCGCCGCCGGTCGAGACGACCATCGCGGCCGCCCGCACGCCGGCCGCGGGAGCGCCGGCGCCGCGAGCCCCGCACGCACCGGACAACGCGACCGAGCTGCTGCGCGCCCGCGCCTTCGCGACCGAGGCACATCCGGGCATCGCGACGCTCCTCGACGCCATCCGCTTGATCTCCAACGGTCGCCAGATGCGTGTGGTCGTCTTCTGCGGCGCCTCGAACGCGGAAGCGGTGACAACGCTGGCGGACGCCCTCGTCACGCACGCCAGCCGCAGCGGCATGCCCGCGTTCCTCGCGACCCTCACCCGCACCGCCAACGGGTCCGCCATCGTACCGGCGCGCGGTACGACGATGGACGCGGTGCTGCCGATCGACCTCGACGCCGGTCCGTCCACCGAGGCGGTGTCGCGCTGGGCGGCGCAGGTGGGACCGGAGAGCGATCTCGTCGTCATCACCGGACCGCCGCTCGCGACCTCGATCGACGCCGCGCTCCTGGCATGCGCATGCGACGGCCTCGTCATCGTGGCCGAGTCGGAGGTGACCGAGCGCGCCGCGCTGCAGCTGGCCGCCGAGCGGGCGCGCATCGCCGGCTGCAAGGCCCTCGGCGTCGTCATGCACGGCAGCAAAGACCGCATGCCAGGATGGGTGCGACGCCTGCTCGGCGATCGTTCGGAATCCCTGTCGTCCTGAAAGGATCACCACGTCATGTCGCCGCGCCGCAAAGCCCTCGTCACCCTGATCAAGCTCACGGACGTCGCCATCGTCGCCGCCTGCCTGGTGGGCGCGTTGGCGCTCACCGCGGGAAAGGACGGCGGCGAAGCAGGCACCGGCGTGCTCGACATCCAGGTCACGATCCTCGACATGGTGTTCGTCGGCCTCTACCTCGTGGCCTGGCATTTCGCGCTGCGCATGCGCGGCCTCTACAACTCGTACCGGCTCTCGCCGGCGTCGCGCGAGTTCAGGGATCTCGGCACGGCGGTGGTGATCGCGACCGTGCCGCTCGTCCCGCTCAGCCTGTCGCCCGGCGGCGGCTACGTGAGCTCCGCGTTCCTCGTCGTGTTCCCGCTGCTCGCGTTCGCCGGGCTCGGCATCGAGCGCCGCGTCCTGCGCGCCGTCGCGCGCCAGGTGCGGAGCCTCGGCCGCAACCTCCGCGACGTGATCATCGTCGGCGACGGCGGCCCCGCGCTCGAGGGCGCGGCGCGGCTCGCGCAGCGCGACGGCCTCGGCTACCGCGTCATCGAGGTCCTGAACGTGCGCGCCAAGCTCGGCCCCGCGCAGGGAAATGGCCGCGGCGCCGTGAACGGAACGCCGCGCGTCTCGGGCGACACTCTGAGCGAGCTCGCGGCGCTCCTCGAGTCGCGGCCGATCGACGAGGTCTTCCTCGGTCTGCCCCTCGACGGCTCCGAGCCGCTGATCCGCCCGATCATCGCCCTCTGCGAGGAACAGGGCATCACGGTGCGCGTCGTGGCGCACCTCGCCGCGCTCGACTGGGGAAAGGCCTCGATCGACACGCTCGGCGAGCAGCCGGTCATCACCATCTCGAGCGGTCCGCCCGACTCCTTGCGCCTCGTGGCGAAGCGTCTCATCGACCTCGCGGGCGCGGGCGCCGGCTTGCTCCTGCTGGCCCCCGTCATGGCGGCGATCGCGATCGCGGTGAAGCTCGACTCCGGCGGCCCGATCTTCTTCGTGCAGGAGCGGGTGGGGCTCAATCGTCGGCGTTTCCCCGCCTACAAGTTCCGCACGATGGTGGTGGGCGCCGAGACGCTGCAGGCCGACCTCGAGCACCTGAACGAAGCCGAGGGCCCTGTCTTCAAGATCGAGCAGGACCCGCGCTGCACTCGCCTCGGCCGCCTGCTCCGCCGCTTGAGCCTCGACGAGCTCCCGCAGCTCGTGAACGTCCTGATGGGAGACATGAGCCTCGTCGGCCCGCGCCCGCTCCCGGTGCGCGACGTGGACCGCATCGACACGCGCTGGCATCGGCGTCGCTTCAGCGTGAAGCCCGGCATCACGTGTCTCTGGCAGATCAACAGCCGCGAGCCGAAGTTCGAGGAGTGGATCCGGTCCGACATGGAGTACATCGACAACTGGTCGCTCACTCTCGACCTGAAGATCCTCGCGAAGACGATCCCGGCCGTCATCTCCGGGCAAGGCGCGCACTGACCACCCTCGTACGATTCCTCTCGACCTTCGTCCCCCTGAGAAAGGACGCCCCCCACTCGTGACCACCGACTCCACGGCACCCGTTACCGTCATCGTCCCTTGCTACAACGAGGAGGCGGGCCTGCCCTTCCTTCTCGAGCGCCTCCGCAAGATGCGCGCGCGCAACGCCGGCGACTGGCACTTCCTCTTCGTCGACGACGGCTCGAGCGACGGCACCTTCGGCGCGCTGCTCCGCGCCGCGCAGGACGAGGGCTGGATCGAGGTCGTCCGGCACCCCGAGAACCTCGGGCTCGGCGCGGCGCTTCGCACCGGCTTCGATCACGCGCGCTCACCGATCGTGTGCAGCATCGACAGCGACTGCACCTACCCGCCCGAGAAGCTGCCCGAGCTCGCGGCGCTCGTCAGCGATGGCGCCCAGATCGTGACCGCGTCCGCCTGGCACCCGGAGAGCGCGGACGCCGAAGGCAGCAGCATCCGCCTCTGGCTGAGCCGCATGGTCTCCGGACTCTACAAAATCCTGATCGGACAGGACGTCTACACCTTCACCTGTCTCTTCCGCGCGTACCAGACCGAGGCCGTCCGCCGCATACGCTTCCGCTCGAGCGGCTTCGCGGCGGTCGCCGAGATCATGCTGCGGGCCATGCTGAGCGGCCAGCGCGTCAGCGAGGTGCCGATGCGACTCGAGAGCCGCCGTTTCGGCGAGTCGAAGCTCAAGGTGGGCGACGCCGTCATGGCGCACGTCCGGTTGCTCCTCATGACCGCGTTCATGGTAGGTGCGCGGCAAGCGCGGGCCGTCGG
This genomic interval carries:
- a CDS encoding AAA family ATPase produces the protein MYAAHFGLTAEPFSLTPDPAFFYLSPDHAEALAGLKIGLESRRGLMLMIAEVGMGKTTLLYSMLDQLDPQVHTAYLSNTRLSFDDLLRQALTDFGQPCASRDRVDLLNALNAFLHERASVGETAALIIDEAQNLDEATFEDLRLLSNYETYTDKLLQIVLVGQPELDTKLARPSLRQVTERVAVRCHINPLTTAESLRYLEHRLRVAGGSTDVFTPMALRLLVWKARGIPRRLNILCHSAMLFAYGRAARRVSFREARAAIREKQGQGLVTINPRRRFVSAPGAPSEAQPWRIAAAAAAGIAFVLGYGGGYIGGHSDTLAPLAAPTRIIQMNEAAAAPSSGDVAPVAPAVAAPAVETVEAPTPHPAPSPERAAEQIAATAAEPAPEPPTFREIVVPRGTSLSALAQQYYGDGGPKLMQRIRDLNPQIVDVDHIYAGDRLRLPAVDETDGSR
- a CDS encoding sugar transferase gives rise to the protein MSPRRKALVTLIKLTDVAIVAACLVGALALTAGKDGGEAGTGVLDIQVTILDMVFVGLYLVAWHFALRMRGLYNSYRLSPASREFRDLGTAVVIATVPLVPLSLSPGGGYVSSAFLVVFPLLAFAGLGIERRVLRAVARQVRSLGRNLRDVIIVGDGGPALEGAARLAQRDGLGYRVIEVLNVRAKLGPAQGNGRGAVNGTPRVSGDTLSELAALLESRPIDEVFLGLPLDGSEPLIRPIIALCEEQGITVRVVAHLAALDWGKASIDTLGEQPVITISSGPPDSLRLVAKRLIDLAGAGAGLLLLAPVMAAIAIAVKLDSGGPIFFVQERVGLNRRRFPAYKFRTMVVGAETLQADLEHLNEAEGPVFKIEQDPRCTRLGRLLRRLSLDELPQLVNVLMGDMSLVGPRPLPVRDVDRIDTRWHRRRFSVKPGITCLWQINSREPKFEEWIRSDMEYIDNWSLTLDLKILAKTIPAVISGQGAH
- a CDS encoding glycosyltransferase family 2 protein → MTTDSTAPVTVIVPCYNEEAGLPFLLERLRKMRARNAGDWHFLFVDDGSSDGTFGALLRAAQDEGWIEVVRHPENLGLGAALRTGFDHARSPIVCSIDSDCTYPPEKLPELAALVSDGAQIVTASAWHPESADAEGSSIRLWLSRMVSGLYKILIGQDVYTFTCLFRAYQTEAVRRIRFRSSGFAAVAEIMLRAMLSGQRVSEVPMRLESRRFGESKLKVGDAVMAHVRLLLMTAFMVGARQARAVGNRLVG